The following are encoded together in the Chiloscyllium punctatum isolate Juve2018m chromosome 41, sChiPun1.3, whole genome shotgun sequence genome:
- the LOC140464924 gene encoding leucine-rich repeat-containing protein 14B-like gives MKTLRFISAQALVSDAQVAQRSIVHVTQNLYPLLFKASYLQEQATVLHDLVENWPLAEFNISKLLGKTADCEQDLCNRTCQICLQACLTGLKDYVLNSSATYAKRLKVVDLTGLNDIEFQACDCGKALGRWGRTELMARTCFDLLVEIQARELEDLVADISVEVFMSMFVTQRSYEVVVEALLLRGQCPLKIRCVEFRADSLALRKLFYIIKLVKSETLQKLELVHNIRMEMEHFDFLLSEVPLPLLRSLTLPARTFDVRRMTQEDEPLLVKIGERLSELNFLAELNLAFSTLTGRIRKILSPLKTPLHSLNVSSCCLNHADMAYLANSLHAEYLEVLDLSGHSVADLFPSTFFKLLGRASRTLRSLTLEECNISDEHVNLLLLALEPCKKLTHFSFLGNPLTSRSLRRLFQLFTELPLLCKVEFPVPKDCYPPTFTYPLTDENLVKYDRERFAEINQELMLILSQANRYDIVASTPLFGCFDSNIQETCNELSVVLLQSFTDAISNLLTALKQVD, from the exons ATGAAGACTTTACGATTCATTAGTGCCCAGGCCTTGGTATCAGATGCCCAGGTAGCTCAGAGAAGCATTGTTCATGTAACACAAAACTTGTACCCTCTGCTCTTCAAAGCGAGCTATTTACAGGAGCAGGCCACAGTACTCCACGACTTGGTGGAAAACTGGCCATTGGCAGAATTCAATATCTCAAAGCTCTTGGGGAAGACAGCGGACTGCGAGCAGGATCTTTGCAACAGGACATGTCAAATTTGTCTACAAGCATGTTTAACAGGGCTGAAAGACTACGTTCTGAATAGTTCAGCCACATATGCGAAGAGACTCAAAGTGGTCGACCTAACGGGACTCAATGATATTGAATTTCAGGCTTGTGATTGTGGAAAGGCtctggggagatgggggagaactGAATTGATGGCAAGGACCTGTTTTGATTTGCTTGTGGAGATACAAGCCCGTGAACTGGAAGATTTGGTAGCTGACATCTCAGTTGAGGTCTTCATGAGCATGTTTGTGACACAGCGGAGCTATGAAGTAGTGGTGGAGGCTTTGTTGCTGAGGGGGCAGTGCCCACTGAAGATCAGATGTGTTGAATTCAGAGCTGACAGCCTGGCGTTGAGGAAGTTGTTTTATATTATCAAGCTGGTTAAGTCTGAGACTCTGCAGAAATTAGAGTTGGTCCACAACATTCGTATGGAAATGGAGCATTTTGACTTCCTCTTGAGTGAAGTGCCGCTCCCATTGCTTAGGTCACTGACACTCCCAGCAAGGACCTTTGACGTACGCAGAATGACACAAGAAGATGAACCTCTGCTTGTGAAAATTGGAGAGAGGTTAAGTGAACTGAACTTTCTTGCAGAACTGAACTTGGCTTTTTCCACTCTCACTGGTCGAATACGTAAAATACTCAG CCCTTTGAAAACTCCTCTGCACTCCTTAAATGTGTCCAGTTGCTGCCTGAATCATGCCGATATGGCTTACCTGGCCAACAGCCTGCATGCTGAATACCTGGAAGTGCTGGACCTGAGTGGGCACAGTGTCGCTGACCTATTCCCATCAACTTTCTTCAAGCTACTTGGTCGTGCATCCCGCACTCTGAGGAGCCTGACTCTAGAGGAATGCAACATCAGCGATGAGCATGTCAACTTGTTACTGCTAGCCTTAGAGCCCTGCAAAAAGTTGACACATTTCAGCTTCCTGGGGAATCCACTCACTTCGAGATCCCTTCGCCGCCTCTTCCAACTGTTTACTGAGCTGCCCTTGCTTTGTAAAGTTGAATTTCCGGTTCCAAAGGACTGTTACCCACCAACCTTCACTTACCCACTGACTGATGAGAATCTGGTGAAATACGATAGGGAACGGTTTGCAGAGATTAACCAAGAATTAATGCTGATATTGTCCCAGGCCAATCGATATGATATTGTTGCATCAACTCCACTTTTTGGTTGTTTTGATTCCAACATTCAAGAGACGTGTAATGAACTGAGTGTTGTATTGCTTCAGTCATTCACAGATGCTATTTCCAATCTTTTAACTGCTTTGAAACAAGTGGATTAG